The sequence below is a genomic window from Haematobia irritans isolate KBUSLIRL chromosome 3, ASM5000362v1, whole genome shotgun sequence.
ATAATTAACTATATCATCAGCTTTATGTCGAACAGAAGATTTACCGTAAGGATCCGTAAGTTCTACTCCCATGTTCACTCAATTTATAACGGAATACCACAGGGATCTCCGATATCAGTTATTTTATTCCTTATTGCATATGATaaactttgcaaaatcttccgcaTGAACAAATCAATTGATTTTACCGCTTTTGCTGACGACTTTAACATTATTGTTTCTTCCAATAAACAGAAAAATCCGCGGATTAACCTAAACGAAACGTTCAATAATATCCAACGGTGGAGTGTTACTTCGGGAGCTTCCTTATCCTctacaaaatgtaaatttattcaCATCTGCCGCAAACAATCTTGCGTATGCCTACTAGAATCTTCCGATTACATACTAAATGAAGCAAATTCCTTACGGATTCTTGGCTTGCACATAAATAAGAGATACTCTTGGAGTACTCATATTGACAAACTCATTGGCTCCCTTCAAAAACATTTGAACATTATAAAGTGTTTAGCTTGCAAGTCCTACAATTGCAGTACAGACACACTCATATCCATTGTGAATGCATTGATTCTAACTCGTATACGGTTTACGCTTcccttctacggttcctcccctAAGTCTTATCTTAATAAAATCAACACAGTAATTAATTCTGCTCTTAGACTCTGCTTCGGAGCGTTTAGAACAACTCCTACTAGTAATCTATATATTGAGTCCAATATATTGCCTTTGACTGCACAATTTAGATTATCGTTATATAAGCAAGCCAGAATCTACTTATATGAACCCAATGATCCTTTAAGAATAGTTCTTCGGAAATGCCTTAATAGGAAAAAAGTACCTAGAATACCATCAGTGATTTATAGGGTTACTGAAGAATGTAAAAAACTAGGTCTATTTTCAGTACTACCCAAAACTAACCGTCTGAAACGCTTCCCTCCATGGTTTCTAATGTCAGGATGCGTAGATTTGACCCTTAGTAGATATAACAAACTTCAACATAatccaattttatttgaaactttACATAAGAAAAGCCAAGAGGATATGCCTAGCCACGAATTTCTTTACACAGATGCTTCGAAATCACAGGATTGTGTGTCATACAGCGTAGTAGGGAACCAAAGTATTTGGAAAACATCAATTCTTCCTAACCACACTTCAACATTTACCGCTGAATTAATAGCAATATTCGAAGCAATTAAGATAGTCTCCACCAAGAGAGGGAAATTTGCAATTTGTTCTGATTCACTGTCCGCCCTTAAAAGGATCAGGAATATTACTGCGAACGACTTCTACACAGATTACATAAGAAGTAAATTGATAGATAAACATCCTAAAATTGTACTTATTTGGACCCCTGGTCACTGCAATATAACAGGTAATGAATTCGCAGATAATGTAGCAAAGCAGGGCTTAAAATCTCCTTTGATAGGAAcagagaattttaatttaagagaTTCATACAGGTTCGTTCAAGAGCATTTAAAAGCCAATGATATCCCCTTTTTACATCCGAGTCCTTGGTATAGATCAATAAATCCTAGCAGAATTTCAATCAAGGATTATCTAAACTCTGACCTATCAAAACTTTCAAGATTAGACCTAATAAAGATTTTTAGATTAAGATTAGGCCATACTTTACTTTCACACGGTCACCTCATCAATGCCCCAAACCTCCCAAGTTGTAATTGTAATGTGCCTAATAGAACTCTTGATCATA
It includes:
- the LOC142230853 gene encoding uncharacterized protein LOC142230853; this translates as MSADNLLNYKKANSKLKRAIKNSKRQSIYNFTSRITPTTNPQTIWDNIRKFTGYKTSHSIHCIASHTDPLNNLAEAVDIANEFARFWSENSTDSKFSQAFQQSKQNMLQYKVTYTPSPQAMIMEDNFNENELCSVLKKAKGKTPGLDRISYPMLKNLPHSMKDRMLKFFNNIFETYIPQQYKTSIVVPILKPNSNKTSLNSYRPISLNSTIAKTLDKMIANRLWWFVSTQNLIDNRQFGFKKGKSTIDNLLYIDSIVSQNLSQRKHTTIISLDFEKAFDKIGIHAIIQQLVDWKIGPKIINYIISFMSNRRFTVRIRKFYSHVHSIYNGIPQGSPISVILFLIAYDKLCKIFRMNKSIDFTAFADDFNIIVSSNKQKNPRINLNETFNNIQRWSVTSGASLSSTKCKFIHICRKQSCVCLLESSDYILNEANSLRILGLHINKRYSWSTHIDKLIGSLQKHLNIIKCLACKSYNCSTDTLISIVNALILTRIRFTLPFYGSSPKSYLNKINTVINSALRLCFGAFRTTPTSNLYIESNILPLTAQFRLSLYKQARIYLYEPNDPLRIVLRKCLNRKKVPRIPSVIYRVTEECKKLGLFSVLPKTNRLKRFPPWFLMSGCVDLTLSRYNKLQHNPILFETLHKKSQEDMPSHEFLYTDASKSQDCVSYSVVGNQSIWKTSILPNHTSTFTAELIAIFEAIKIVSTKRGKFAICSDSLSALKRIRNITANDFYTDYIRSKLIDKHPKIVLIWTPGHCNITGNEFADNVAKQGLKSPLIGTENFNLRDSYRFVQEHLKANDIPFLHPSPWYRSINPSRISIKDYLNSDLSKLSRLDLIKIFRLRLGHTLLSHGHLINAPNLPSCNCNVPNRTLDHIMRECNDTRTIQHNAFKGENPISFISNPTTHNVSILLKFLKESNLDISDMCSGMTSSTRVLWDKHKELGRPLVFIISVNELYISSKTFFHNKKESVLVPLSFFLMVSTNPHNTTAIDDVLA